A single Nostoc cf. commune SO-36 DNA region contains:
- a CDS encoding TniQ family protein: MLKETLKLYPSWDIEKTAIPQRSRLYHLEPIGIGTPYVESLTGYVQRLAHEHCVTVRRLTITEIAPLMGKEAKLQDESISKVFGTGRDRTAFNGTGFMATNLVGAMSALTRRLDLHYLTLLPWAQVISKRGLLRRHRAWCPKCYQEWHDNHTSVYEPLLWSINTAQVCPYHHQPLQEQCPHCHQQQLTISGDSRTGHCNKCGKWLGNNRHKTVFTSLIKSEAERNRQLNIVNNLGELVAVTPTLNSPPNLQKVSNTISSYILQVFKSSIPAFSRQSGMNKATIGLWCKGKVIPQIDNLLVLTHYLEISLLDLLTTDLLLTDSKNSSLSPKLNVVKQPRKSYKHLDLERKQVLNVVLTEVLKEYPAPSLEYVALRLRYRPLVLQYHFPSLCESIKIRHAEYRKVSKQQKIQPILEAALKEFPPPSLLSINRRLGYKNNSYLYRYFSELSREISKRYKEYQKASGQEKRERICQEIIDIAQLLHETGHKPTQARVTQLLTKPGVMLSWYAKKTLRDVQNSLGYE, from the coding sequence ATGCTCAAAGAGACCCTCAAACTTTACCCATCATGGGATATTGAGAAAACTGCTATCCCACAAAGAAGTCGCTTATATCATCTAGAGCCAATTGGTATAGGAACTCCTTATGTAGAGAGCTTAACAGGCTATGTGCAAAGACTTGCTCATGAACATTGCGTCACTGTTAGACGGTTGACTATAACCGAAATTGCCCCACTAATGGGCAAAGAAGCAAAATTGCAAGACGAAAGTATTAGCAAAGTATTTGGAACTGGCAGAGATAGAACAGCGTTTAATGGAACAGGGTTCATGGCAACTAATCTTGTGGGTGCAATGTCTGCGCTAACTAGGCGTTTGGACTTGCACTACCTTACCCTGTTACCTTGGGCGCAGGTCATTTCTAAAAGAGGCTTGCTCCGTCGTCACCGGGCTTGGTGTCCCAAATGCTACCAAGAATGGCATGACAATCACACAAGTGTTTATGAACCACTTCTCTGGTCTATCAATACTGCCCAAGTCTGTCCTTACCATCATCAACCGTTGCAAGAGCAGTGTCCTCACTGTCATCAACAACAACTGACAATTTCTGGGGACTCCCGAACCGGACACTGTAATAAATGTGGTAAGTGGCTGGGAAATAATCGACATAAAACTGTTTTTACAAGCCTGATAAAGTCAGAAGCAGAACGAAATCGGCAATTGAATATAGTTAACAATTTGGGAGAGCTAGTTGCAGTAACACCTACTCTCAATTCTCCTCCTAATCTTCAGAAAGTTAGTAATACAATTTCTAGCTACATTTTGCAAGTTTTTAAATCTAGTATCCCTGCATTTTCTCGGCAATCTGGGATGAATAAAGCAACAATTGGTTTGTGGTGTAAAGGAAAAGTAATACCTCAGATTGATAATCTTTTAGTTTTAACTCACTATCTAGAAATATCTCTGTTAGATTTATTAACAACAGACTTATTATTAACTGACTCAAAAAACAGTTCTCTCTCACCAAAACTGAATGTAGTTAAGCAGCCAAGAAAATCTTATAAGCACTTAGATTTGGAGAGAAAACAAGTTTTAAATGTAGTTCTAACAGAGGTACTCAAGGAATATCCTGCACCTTCTTTGGAATATGTGGCACTGCGTTTGAGATATCGTCCTTTAGTTTTGCAATATCATTTTCCTTCTTTATGTGAGTCAATCAAAATCAGACATGCTGAGTACAGAAAGGTAAGTAAACAGCAAAAAATACAACCTATTCTGGAAGCAGCACTCAAAGAATTTCCACCTCCTTCACTTCTTTCCATTAATCGACGACTTGGCTATAAAAATAACAGCTATTTATACCGATATTTCTCTGAACTTTCTCGCGAAATCTCTAAGCGGTATAAAGAGTACCAGAAAGCTAGTGGACAAGAGAAAAGGGAACGCATATGCCAAGAGATTATTGATATTGCTCAATTGCTTCATGAAACAGGACACAAGCCGACTCAAGCTAGGGTAACTCAGCTTCTCACTAAGCCAGGAGTCATGCTGAGTTGGTATGCTAAGAAGACTCTACGTGATGTTCAAAACTCTCTCGGCTATGAATAA
- a CDS encoding AAA family ATPase, with protein MSKSPRFPQSLLLQSPLVRLAFFDNYTMAHPRLEETFNLLKLLVSNSGESRVIFIYGPTGVGKTTLRLLIEKWLIETNRQELEADRGWLPVASVEAVVQKSGLFNSKDHIKRCLFALHEPLIDQKIDYGTRGIYRNSNGQIVIESKVIETDLGWALEQALKHRKPKIFFIDEAHHMLMIASGRKLTDLPEAIKSLANRTSVVHGLVGTYELLTLHDVGDQLSRRSAYVHFPRYRADCTQDREIFQSVVWGFQLNMPLVEEPDLVSHWDYCYERSLGCVGILKNWFQNALFDAMTEGANTVKIQHLERRALSVAQCRNILKKIKEGENNHAQIEAEVSQLRAELGLPSLGAVADDSESQTLKTPQLGTQKARLRRKPGQPKPKRHQVGNQ; from the coding sequence ATGTCCAAATCCCCAAGATTCCCCCAATCTCTACTGTTGCAATCACCGCTAGTGCGGTTGGCTTTCTTCGATAACTATACAATGGCACACCCTCGGTTAGAAGAAACCTTCAATTTACTCAAGCTTTTGGTTAGTAATTCTGGTGAATCACGAGTTATTTTTATTTACGGGCCAACTGGAGTTGGGAAAACAACCCTGCGTCTGCTGATTGAAAAGTGGCTGATTGAGACGAACCGACAAGAATTAGAAGCTGACAGAGGTTGGTTGCCAGTTGCATCAGTTGAGGCAGTAGTTCAAAAATCTGGACTTTTCAATTCAAAAGATCATATCAAACGCTGCTTATTTGCCCTTCATGAACCATTGATTGACCAGAAAATAGACTATGGGACGCGAGGTATATATCGTAATAGCAATGGGCAAATTGTTATTGAATCAAAAGTTATTGAAACAGACTTGGGATGGGCATTAGAACAAGCTCTCAAACATCGTAAACCCAAAATATTTTTTATTGATGAAGCTCATCATATGCTGATGATAGCTTCCGGGCGCAAGCTCACAGATTTACCAGAAGCTATTAAGTCCCTTGCCAATAGAACAAGTGTTGTGCATGGGTTAGTTGGCACCTATGAACTGCTCACCTTACACGATGTAGGGGATCAATTGAGCCGACGTAGTGCCTACGTACACTTTCCCCGCTACCGTGCTGACTGCACTCAGGACAGAGAGATATTTCAAAGCGTGGTGTGGGGTTTTCAACTGAATATGCCCCTTGTTGAGGAGCCGGATTTAGTTTCTCATTGGGATTACTGTTATGAGCGAAGTCTCGGCTGCGTAGGGATTCTCAAAAATTGGTTTCAGAATGCGCTCTTCGATGCCATGACCGAAGGTGCGAACACCGTTAAAATTCAACATTTAGAACGGCGTGCCTTATCTGTTGCCCAATGCCGGAACATTCTCAAGAAAATTAAGGAAGGTGAAAACAATCATGCACAAATTGAAGCAGAAGTTTCTCAACTGCGTGCAGAACTCGGTTTGCCATCTTTAGGAGCCGTTGCAGATGATTCGGAGTCACAGACATTGAAAACTCCACAATTAGGTACTCAAAAAGCACGCTTAAGAAGAAAACCTGGACAACCCAAACCCAAGCGGCATCAAGTAGGCAATCAGTAA
- a CDS encoding TnsA endonuclease C-terminal domain-containing protein, with the protein MLTPDEFDNWCSRQNLSPMARKTLADIRSKEPARRVGGGRKNVSGFYPSKKMGQSIQFESHKVELPFVYSLEHNEDVLEFYDQPPAFKINYQGACGRNIGFFYTPDFFVIRTNSAGWVECKTLSELKSLIVKHPHRYSKGEDLKWYSPPASKHAAQFGFDFHIQSDDQINWVLYRNITFLEDYYRNRVDSIDPNQTQLIRAIIQEQPGITLRELLYQANKVSVDEIYQLVATEKIYVDLKATLLVEPERCRVFCDQLSGTTYNLMVSSQTIADSISSPVINLIPNTPINWDGESYNLVQIGHTEITLRPREGDFIDLPISEFENKIRQGKITASQLQQSNCNDDQIKSILLQASSKDLEEANHRYRSIEPMLLGQPLENSTISERTLRDWLSKYRQAQQKCGYGYIGLLSCSNKKGNRNRKLPQQTLELIDKFITQAYETHKQKRKYEVYGAFNNACVSAGISPDQIPSYKTFINEIKRRSGWEQTKAREGHRAAYPQKPFYWELELTTPRHGDRPFEIGHIDHTKMDIELRCSLTGQVLGRPWATFLVDAYSRSILAVYLTFDPPSYRSCMMVLRICVMRHSRLPQIIVTDNGKEFHSNYFESLLALFECTLKHRPPAASRFSGVCERLFGTANTQLLYNLAGNTQITKKIRLMTKSVNPKNLAVWTLGLLYLYLCEWAYSEYDTTEHPALGISPKQALTSGISQYGSRAHRLIPNDETWRILTLPTIQSGKVKVHPAKGIQIRGIHYWNSAFRDPLIQKTHVEARYDPFDVGIAYAYIRGQWVKCISEYYAIFKGRSEKEIWLATAELQKRNSNHDKQLTVRAKKLAEFLSTAEAEEVLLAQRLRDAQGKEVFQVIDGVRQKESFLEQLNIAQEINNNNSESSPTSENIAVKPHLLQSFDSY; encoded by the coding sequence ATGCTCACACCTGACGAGTTTGATAACTGGTGTAGTCGTCAAAACCTATCACCGATGGCTCGCAAAACTCTCGCAGACATCCGATCAAAAGAACCTGCACGGCGTGTAGGAGGAGGGAGAAAAAATGTGTCAGGTTTTTACCCCAGTAAAAAGATGGGGCAAAGCATTCAATTTGAGTCCCATAAAGTTGAGCTTCCCTTCGTTTACTCACTGGAGCATAACGAAGATGTCTTAGAATTTTACGACCAACCCCCTGCATTTAAGATTAATTATCAAGGAGCCTGTGGGCGAAATATTGGATTCTTTTACACCCCAGACTTTTTTGTCATCAGAACAAACAGTGCTGGTTGGGTAGAGTGTAAAACTCTAAGTGAACTCAAATCGCTGATTGTTAAACACCCCCATCGCTATAGTAAGGGAGAAGATTTAAAGTGGTATTCGCCACCAGCATCTAAACACGCAGCACAGTTTGGATTTGATTTTCACATCCAGTCAGATGACCAAATTAATTGGGTTTTATATCGTAACATTACCTTCCTAGAAGACTATTACCGAAATCGTGTTGATAGTATAGATCCGAATCAAACACAACTTATAAGAGCAATAATTCAGGAACAACCTGGAATAACTCTGAGGGAATTGCTCTATCAAGCTAATAAAGTTAGTGTAGATGAAATTTACCAACTGGTTGCCACTGAAAAAATTTATGTGGATTTAAAGGCAACCCTTTTGGTTGAGCCAGAACGGTGCAGAGTTTTTTGTGACCAACTTTCGGGAACAACTTACAACTTGATGGTTTCGTCGCAGACCATCGCTGATTCTATCAGTTCCCCAGTTATAAATTTGATTCCCAACACGCCAATTAATTGGGATGGTGAAAGCTACAACTTAGTTCAAATTGGTCACACTGAGATTACTTTGCGTCCCAGAGAAGGAGACTTTATTGATTTGCCCATTTCTGAGTTTGAAAATAAAATTCGTCAAGGAAAAATCACAGCTTCTCAACTCCAACAGTCCAACTGTAACGATGACCAAATAAAGTCTATTCTGCTCCAAGCCAGTTCAAAAGATTTAGAAGAGGCCAATCACCGTTACAGAAGTATTGAACCAATGTTGCTGGGGCAACCACTAGAGAATTCCACAATATCAGAACGTACCTTAAGAGATTGGTTAAGCAAATATCGGCAAGCACAACAAAAATGTGGCTATGGGTATATTGGGCTTTTAAGTTGCTCTAATAAAAAAGGCAACCGCAACCGAAAGCTACCCCAACAGACCTTAGAACTGATAGACAAATTCATAACACAAGCCTACGAAACGCACAAACAGAAGCGCAAGTATGAAGTCTATGGAGCTTTTAACAATGCCTGCGTAAGTGCCGGAATTTCTCCAGACCAAATTCCCAGCTACAAAACATTTATTAACGAAATAAAACGGCGTAGTGGTTGGGAACAGACAAAAGCTCGTGAAGGACATCGGGCTGCCTACCCACAAAAACCTTTTTACTGGGAATTAGAGCTAACGACACCGCGTCACGGAGATCGCCCTTTTGAGATTGGTCATATTGACCACACCAAAATGGACATAGAGCTACGGTGTTCACTTACAGGTCAAGTTCTTGGCAGACCTTGGGCAACATTTTTGGTGGATGCTTACAGTCGTTCAATACTAGCGGTTTATTTGACTTTTGACCCTCCCAGCTACCGCAGTTGCATGATGGTGCTGCGGATTTGCGTGATGCGCCACTCTCGCCTACCCCAAATAATTGTGACAGACAACGGCAAAGAGTTTCATAGCAACTATTTCGAGAGTTTGCTGGCTTTGTTTGAATGTACGCTCAAACACCGTCCCCCTGCCGCTTCTCGATTTAGTGGAGTTTGCGAACGCCTATTTGGAACTGCAAACACCCAGTTGCTCTACAACTTGGCCGGCAATACACAGATTACTAAAAAAATCAGGTTGATGACCAAATCTGTCAATCCTAAAAACTTGGCAGTTTGGACACTTGGCTTGTTGTATTTATATCTCTGCGAATGGGCTTACTCTGAGTACGACACAACAGAACATCCGGCATTAGGAATTTCGCCAAAACAGGCTTTGACTTCAGGAATATCCCAGTACGGAAGTCGCGCTCACCGACTAATACCTAACGACGAAACCTGGAGAATTTTAACTTTACCAACAATACAATCTGGGAAGGTAAAAGTGCATCCAGCTAAAGGGATACAAATACGGGGCATTCACTACTGGAATTCTGCCTTTCGTGACCCTTTAATCCAGAAAACTCATGTAGAAGCCAGATATGACCCGTTTGATGTTGGAATTGCCTATGCCTATATCCGTGGTCAATGGGTGAAATGTATTAGTGAATATTATGCAATTTTCAAAGGACGCTCAGAAAAAGAAATTTGGCTGGCGACTGCTGAGTTACAAAAGCGTAACTCTAACCATGACAAACAATTAACAGTGAGAGCTAAAAAGTTAGCGGAATTTCTATCAACTGCTGAAGCAGAGGAAGTTTTACTCGCCCAACGTCTGCGAGATGCTCAAGGCAAGGAAGTATTTCAAGTTATTGATGGAGTCAGACAAAAAGAAAGCTTTTTGGAGCAATTGAATATCGCACAAGAGATTAACAATAATAACTCAGAATCGTCTCCTACATCCGAGAATATAGCGGTTAAACCCCATCTGCTCCAATCTTTCGATTCTTATTAA
- a CDS encoding RNA polymerase sigma-70 factor yields the protein MNRLDLFNQYRSLLFAIAYRMLGSVTEAEDILQETWIRWQRTESVVQSPKAFLSTTVTRLCIDHRRSAQIKREQYTGTWLPEPLIAESTEVKDCAELAESLSFAFLMLLECLSPTERAVFLLREVFDYDYEAIAKTVGKSIPSCRQIIRRARQHLVLRRPSIAPISHDRDILVEQFLDCWNHGDLQGLIALMAEDVTFWSDGGGKVVAAQKPLSGCLKVARFLVAIRRSRLTPMLISQVAVVNSQLGVINIVDEKLHSTFSFEFTGDSIRSIFAVVNPEKLGAVKK from the coding sequence ATGAACCGATTAGACCTCTTCAATCAGTATCGATCGCTCTTATTTGCGATCGCCTATCGAATGCTGGGCAGCGTGACCGAGGCAGAAGACATCCTTCAGGAAACCTGGATTCGTTGGCAACGGACTGAAAGTGTCGTGCAGTCTCCCAAAGCGTTTCTATCGACGACTGTAACTCGTTTGTGTATCGACCATCGGCGATCGGCTCAAATAAAACGAGAACAATACACGGGAACATGGTTGCCAGAACCCCTGATCGCGGAATCAACAGAGGTCAAAGACTGTGCTGAATTAGCAGAATCTCTTTCATTCGCATTTCTCATGCTGCTAGAGTGCTTATCCCCAACTGAGAGAGCCGTTTTTCTATTACGCGAAGTCTTTGATTATGACTACGAGGCGATCGCCAAAACTGTCGGTAAAAGTATTCCAAGTTGCCGCCAAATCATTCGTCGCGCTCGTCAGCATCTTGTGCTACGCAGACCCTCAATTGCCCCAATTTCTCACGATCGAGACATCCTGGTTGAGCAATTTCTTGACTGTTGGAATCATGGCGACTTGCAGGGACTTATTGCACTGATGGCAGAAGATGTAACATTTTGGTCAGATGGCGGCGGTAAAGTGGTGGCAGCACAAAAACCATTGTCTGGCTGTCTAAAAGTAGCTCGTTTTTTAGTGGCGATTCGTCGCAGCCGATTAACCCCGATGCTGATTTCGCAGGTTGCAGTCGTCAATAGTCAGCTTGGAGTGATTAATATCGTGGATGAAAAGCTTCATAGCACTTTTAGCTTTGAGTTTACAGGAGATAGCATTCGATCGATTTTTGCAGTGGTTAATCCAGAAAAGTTAGGGGCAGTGAAGAAGTAA
- a CDS encoding FMN-dependent NADH-azoreductase, whose product MRSISNSIRWNLSGFTSSKQASLLQTSIQTDGITPMKLLEIQSSVRLDRSISRALSHEFIQAWQNSHPNALHKQQDVGMHPPAHPTELWTTANYLPPDSRTPEMETALAASEQLIEELLWADRLLLGVPMYNFSVPSTFKAYLDNIVRVNRTFAFDSANFTFKGLAIGKKALVITPSAGDFAPDTPMGSLNFCETYLRSILGFIGIEDITIVAVPNQFMPDEIRQQSIEQARAKLMDLATTW is encoded by the coding sequence ATGCGATCGATCTCCAACTCAATCCGGTGGAATTTAAGCGGCTTTACCAGCAGCAAACAAGCTAGCCTCCTGCAAACCTCAATCCAAACTGATGGCATAACACCCATGAAACTCCTTGAAATCCAATCTAGTGTGCGGTTAGATCGGTCAATTTCTCGCGCACTCAGTCACGAATTTATCCAAGCGTGGCAGAATTCCCATCCTAATGCGCTCCATAAACAACAGGATGTCGGAATGCATCCGCCCGCTCACCCAACAGAACTATGGACAACGGCAAACTACCTTCCTCCTGACAGTCGCACCCCAGAAATGGAAACGGCACTTGCGGCTTCCGAGCAATTGATTGAGGAATTGTTATGGGCAGATCGCCTATTGCTCGGTGTGCCGATGTATAACTTCAGTGTGCCATCAACATTTAAGGCATATTTGGATAATATCGTTCGAGTCAATCGCACCTTTGCTTTTGATTCGGCTAATTTTACATTTAAAGGATTGGCGATCGGCAAAAAGGCATTAGTGATTACTCCGAGTGCGGGAGATTTTGCACCCGATACGCCGATGGGAAGTTTAAATTTCTGTGAAACTTATCTGCGATCGATTCTGGGTTTCATTGGCATTGAAGACATCACAATTGTGGCTGTGCCAAATCAATTCATGCCCGATGAAATTCGGCAACAGTCAATTGAACAAGCCCGCGCAAAGCTGATGGATTTAGCGACGACTTGGTAA
- a CDS encoding SMI1/KNR4 family protein, translated as MTAPIDTLHRFDTALRETAPKIASRLQAGLTIADIEAKTASFSWELPQDAYDLYQWHNGLSGQPGKLNLAEKLLRIKGKWHGELSGRENEFHLQLGNRLIVAKFLPLDYALAGHRHLKLGRCSIDLLPFCILTEGKDTIYCMMRLDRDNPILYCANGTNLPPMKVTEAFLSTQPQFNRLSGFMTFLTSCCQQGIEPISSQQASLLNAIDLQLNPVEFKRLYQQQTS; from the coding sequence ATGACTGCACCGATCGACACACTACACCGTTTCGACACTGCCCTGAGAGAGACTGCCCCTAAAATTGCCAGCCGCCTACAGGCTGGATTAACAATCGCTGATATTGAAGCAAAAACTGCTTCCTTTTCGTGGGAATTGCCCCAAGATGCTTACGACCTCTATCAATGGCATAATGGGCTGTCTGGTCAGCCAGGAAAGTTAAATCTGGCGGAAAAACTACTCCGAATCAAAGGCAAATGGCATGGAGAATTATCCGGTCGAGAGAATGAATTTCATCTACAACTTGGAAACCGTCTGATTGTTGCCAAATTCTTGCCCTTGGATTATGCCTTAGCTGGACATCGCCATCTAAAGCTGGGCAGATGCTCAATCGATTTACTGCCTTTTTGTATCTTGACTGAGGGCAAAGATACGATCTACTGCATGATGCGCCTAGACCGAGACAACCCGATTCTGTATTGTGCGAACGGCACAAACCTACCGCCGATGAAAGTGACTGAAGCATTTCTATCAACACAGCCTCAATTCAACCGATTGAGCGGTTTCATGACATTTCTGACAAGCTGTTGTCAACAGGGAATTGAACCTATTTCATCACAGCAAGCGAGTTTGCTGAATGCGATCGATCTCCAACTCAATCCGGTGGAATTTAAGCGGCTTTACCAGCAGCAAACAAGCTAG
- a CDS encoding Chromate resistance protein ChrB, whose product MVFSYSLPSKSSSSPRVTLWRRLRRLGAISLKGSIHVLPARDECIESFQWLAQEVQQAKGEALVTRVEQFEGLADQEIISLFHKARSEEYQEIEAQAIELEKSVNLTANLEGRSSLLETLEKLRKQHTEITRVDPICH is encoded by the coding sequence ATGGTTTTCTCCTACTCCCTTCCTTCCAAATCTTCTTCCAGCCCTCGTGTCACATTGTGGCGACGGTTGCGACGATTGGGAGCCATCTCACTGAAAGGCAGCATTCACGTCCTTCCCGCTCGTGACGAATGTATAGAATCTTTCCAGTGGTTAGCTCAGGAAGTTCAACAGGCCAAGGGTGAAGCCCTAGTAACGCGGGTTGAGCAGTTTGAGGGATTGGCTGACCAGGAAATCATCTCACTGTTCCATAAAGCTCGGAGTGAAGAGTATCAAGAAATTGAAGCCCAAGCAATTGAACTTGAAAAGTCTGTGAATCTTACTGCCAACCTGGAAGGTCGTAGCAGTCTGCTGGAAACCTTAGAAAAGCTGCGTAAACAACACACCGAAATTACCCGTGTAGACCCAATTTGTCACTAA